The following coding sequences are from one Halomonas sp. HAL1 window:
- a CDS encoding MoxR family ATPase, protein MAFESTSSYIATDALKQAVNAAVVLERPLLIKGEPGTGKTLLAEELAESLDTQLITWHIKSSTKAAQGLYEYDAVSRLRDSQLGVEGVENVANYIKPGKLWEAFTANERVVLLIDEIDKADIEFPNDLLQELDRMEFHVYETGETIRAEQRPIIIITSNNEKELPDAFLRRCFFHYIEFPDRETMQAIVDVHFPDIASRLVSEALEVFFELRKAPGLKKKPSTSELVDWLKLLMADDIAQEALYNRDPAKALPPMAGALIKNEQDTQLLERLAFMIRRQKGTGR, encoded by the coding sequence ATGGCGTTTGAATCCACTTCTTCCTATATCGCAACCGATGCGCTTAAGCAGGCGGTGAATGCTGCCGTGGTCCTTGAGCGGCCGCTATTGATCAAAGGCGAGCCAGGCACCGGTAAAACCCTGCTGGCTGAAGAGTTGGCCGAGTCTCTCGATACCCAGCTGATTACCTGGCATATCAAATCCAGCACCAAGGCGGCCCAGGGTTTATACGAGTACGATGCCGTCAGCCGTCTGCGTGACTCTCAGCTAGGTGTTGAAGGTGTAGAGAACGTCGCCAACTACATCAAACCCGGCAAGCTGTGGGAAGCCTTTACCGCCAACGAGCGCGTGGTGTTATTGATCGACGAGATCGACAAGGCCGATATCGAATTCCCCAACGACCTGCTCCAAGAGCTGGATCGTATGGAGTTCCACGTTTACGAAACTGGCGAAACCATCCGCGCCGAACAGCGCCCGATTATCATCATCACCTCGAATAATGAAAAAGAGCTGCCGGATGCGTTCCTGCGCCGCTGTTTTTTCCACTACATCGAGTTCCCCGACCGCGAGACCATGCAGGCGATTGTCGATGTGCACTTCCCGGATATCGCCTCCCGGCTTGTCAGCGAAGCCCTAGAGGTATTTTTCGAGCTGCGTAAAGCGCCAGGCCTTAAGAAAAAGCCGTCAACGTCTGAACTGGTCGATTGGCTCAAGCTACTGATGGCTGACGATATTGCTCAAGAAGCGCTCTACAACCGCGACCCGGCCAAAGCGCTGCCGCCCATGGCCGGCGCCCTGATCAAAAACGAGCAGGACACCCAGTTGCTCGAGCGCTTGGCATTCATGATCCGTCGTCAGAAAGGCACAGGCCGCTAA
- a CDS encoding VWA domain-containing protein: MFIGLFETLKRAGVPVSLRELLDLHAVVERGVVFADMEAFYQVARTVMVKDERHFDRFDRAFAAWFKGLEDMDAAIEALIPDDWLRREFEKQLTDEEKAKIESLGGLEELIETFKKRLEEQKERHAGGNKWIGTGGTSPFGAYGYNPEGIRIGQDGSRHRRATKVWDERRFRDYDDSLELGTRNIKMALRRLRKFARQGAQDEFDVDSTIRETAKDAGLLNVQMRPERHNAVKVLLFLDVGGSMDDHIRVCEELFSAARSEFKHLEHYYFHNCLYEGVWRNNMRRGNERIPTMDVLHTYGADYQVVIVGDAAMSPYEVTHPGGSVEHFNDEAGGVWLKRLCETFPRLAWLNPMPTRAWEYTYSTQLIREIIDDRMYPMTMEGLETAMRELAKK; the protein is encoded by the coding sequence ATGTTTATCGGCCTATTCGAAACGTTAAAGCGCGCGGGCGTGCCCGTCTCACTGCGCGAGCTTTTAGACCTTCATGCTGTAGTGGAGCGAGGCGTGGTGTTCGCCGACATGGAGGCCTTCTATCAGGTGGCCCGCACGGTGATGGTCAAAGACGAGCGCCACTTTGACCGCTTTGATCGTGCCTTCGCCGCCTGGTTTAAAGGCCTCGAGGACATGGACGCCGCTATTGAAGCGCTAATCCCCGATGACTGGCTGCGCCGGGAGTTTGAGAAGCAGCTGACCGACGAAGAGAAAGCCAAGATTGAATCTCTGGGTGGCCTTGAAGAACTCATCGAAACGTTTAAAAAACGCCTGGAGGAGCAAAAAGAGCGCCACGCGGGGGGCAATAAATGGATCGGCACCGGTGGCACTAGCCCTTTCGGGGCCTACGGCTACAACCCAGAGGGCATTCGTATTGGTCAGGATGGCTCGCGCCACCGCCGCGCCACCAAGGTCTGGGACGAGCGACGCTTTCGGGATTACGATGATTCGCTGGAGCTAGGCACACGCAATATCAAGATGGCGCTGCGGCGGCTGCGCAAGTTTGCCCGCCAGGGCGCGCAGGACGAGTTCGATGTGGATAGTACCATCCGCGAAACCGCCAAAGATGCCGGGCTACTCAACGTGCAGATGCGCCCAGAGCGCCATAACGCGGTGAAGGTGCTGCTATTTTTGGATGTAGGCGGCTCGATGGATGACCATATTCGCGTCTGCGAAGAACTGTTCTCTGCCGCCCGCTCAGAGTTCAAGCACCTGGAGCACTACTACTTCCATAACTGCCTTTACGAAGGGGTTTGGCGTAACAACATGCGCCGGGGTAACGAGCGGATCCCGACCATGGATGTTTTGCACACCTACGGCGCGGATTACCAGGTAGTGATCGTCGGTGACGCGGCCATGTCGCCCTATGAGGTTACCCACCCCGGCGGTAGCGTCGAGCACTTTAACGACGAAGCGGGCGGCGTTTGGCTTAAGCGTTTATGCGAAACGTTTCCTCGCCTGGCGTGGCTTAACCCTATGCCGACCCGAGCCTGGGAGTACACCTACTCGACCCAACTGATCCGCGAGATCATCGATGACCGCATGTACCCCATGACCATGGAGGGTCTGGAAACCGCCATGCGCGAGCTAGCAAAGAAGTAG
- a CDS encoding cytochrome b, translating into MASPIMDNSQRYGAISRLLHWGMALLFAWQFTSATAHWLFPDTPFEEFFWGTHYPVGVLLLTLVVLRAIWALANASRRPPSVSVMAKLGHLALYGLMIAIPTIALIRQYGSGRSLEVFGINLMSGFEDEEITWMTDLGGLLHGELGWTLLALIVGHIVMAILHRKLTHHDVLTRMAR; encoded by the coding sequence ATGGCATCACCGATAATGGATAACAGTCAACGTTACGGTGCGATTAGCCGCTTGTTGCATTGGGGGATGGCGCTACTGTTTGCTTGGCAGTTTACGAGTGCCACGGCGCACTGGCTTTTTCCGGACACACCCTTTGAAGAGTTTTTCTGGGGAACCCATTACCCAGTGGGTGTATTGCTACTGACCTTAGTCGTACTGAGAGCGATATGGGCGTTAGCCAATGCGTCGCGTCGCCCGCCATCGGTGAGCGTTATGGCAAAGCTGGGCCATCTTGCACTCTACGGCTTGATGATCGCGATTCCGACGATTGCACTTATTCGCCAGTACGGTTCGGGCCGTTCGCTTGAGGTGTTTGGAATTAATCTGATGTCAGGTTTTGAGGACGAGGAGATCACCTGGATGACGGATCTCGGCGGTTTGCTCCACGGTGAGCTGGGCTGGACTCTGCTGGCGCTGATCGTAGGGCACATCGTGATGGCCATTTTGCATCGCAAGCTGACTCACCACGATGTGCTGACGCGCATGGCCAGATAA
- a CDS encoding RidA family protein — protein sequence MPTFMNDPTMPTPSFPGSHMVVDDHYVFISGLTVDDLSNGHAVKGDVKEETRLVMRALSRMLEMEGGSLADIVRVDIHLTDLHAIQDMDGIYAEYFEPGRYPARTCTESPHLCGGSNVEITVMAKRQHQST from the coding sequence ATGCCCACCTTTATGAATGACCCTACCATGCCCACACCAAGCTTTCCCGGTAGCCACATGGTAGTCGATGATCACTATGTGTTTATTTCAGGACTGACCGTTGACGATCTCTCTAACGGCCACGCAGTCAAAGGCGACGTTAAAGAAGAGACCCGCCTTGTGATGCGCGCGCTATCGCGCATGCTTGAAATGGAAGGCGGCAGCTTAGCGGACATAGTGCGCGTGGATATCCACCTTACTGACTTACACGCTATCCAAGACATGGATGGTATTTACGCCGAGTATTTTGAACCCGGTCGCTACCCGGCGCGCACATGTACCGAATCCCCCCATCTCTGCGGCGGTAGCAATGTTGAAATCACCGTGATGGCGAAGCGCCAGCATCAATCAACGTAA
- a CDS encoding cobyric acid synthase, whose amino-acid sequence MATLMIQGTTSDAGKSTVVAALCRALARRGISVAPFKPQNMALNSAVTSDGGEIGRSTALQAQACYLAPHSDMNPVLLKPETDRGAQVILRGKVHGHMDALDYHAYKRTAKASVMAAWQALESRFDVIIAEGAGSPAEINLREGDIANMGFAEAADCPVLLVGDIDRGGVFAQLVGTLAQLSESEQARTKGFIINRFRGDIALLEPGLDWLEARTGKPVLGTLPYLQGLVLDSEDSIGVTQVEKQSKVLTIVVPALPRISNHTDFDPLRLHPQVALTFVGAEQPIPAADVIILPGSKSTASDLAWLRRQGWDKAILRHLRYGGKVLGICGGFQMLGEWVDDPDGLEGQPGKEAGLGLLPLTTRMMAGKQLRNVSGITVTEGATVTGYEIHNGVSEGAALNSPLFTVDGRPEGAVSGDGQILGTYLHGLFDHPDGCQALLKQLGLVNGEQSDYQAHRDRELDRLADMLEAHVDIEAVITLIDAGASPSR is encoded by the coding sequence ATGGCCACACTAATGATTCAAGGCACCACCTCGGATGCAGGTAAAAGCACTGTGGTGGCTGCGCTCTGCCGTGCACTGGCAAGGCGTGGTATATCAGTGGCGCCGTTCAAACCCCAGAACATGGCGCTGAATAGCGCAGTGACCAGCGATGGCGGCGAGATTGGCCGCTCCACGGCGCTGCAGGCCCAGGCATGCTATTTGGCCCCTCATAGCGATATGAACCCGGTACTGCTAAAGCCGGAAACGGATCGTGGCGCCCAGGTGATTTTGCGCGGCAAGGTGCATGGCCATATGGATGCGCTGGATTACCATGCCTATAAACGCACTGCAAAGGCGAGCGTAATGGCGGCTTGGCAGGCACTGGAAAGCCGCTTCGATGTGATTATTGCCGAAGGCGCGGGTAGCCCTGCAGAAATTAATCTTCGCGAAGGCGATATTGCCAATATGGGTTTTGCCGAAGCCGCCGACTGCCCAGTGCTGCTGGTGGGGGATATTGACCGCGGCGGTGTATTTGCCCAGTTGGTGGGCACGCTGGCGCAGCTAAGTGAGAGCGAGCAGGCGCGCACCAAAGGTTTTATTATTAACCGCTTTCGAGGAGATATTGCGCTGCTGGAACCGGGGCTTGATTGGTTGGAAGCGCGTACGGGTAAACCGGTACTGGGCACGCTGCCCTATCTGCAAGGGCTGGTGCTCGATTCTGAAGATAGCATTGGGGTGACCCAGGTCGAGAAGCAGAGCAAGGTTCTTACTATCGTCGTGCCAGCGCTTCCACGCATCAGTAACCACACTGATTTCGACCCGCTGCGCTTGCACCCTCAGGTGGCGCTGACCTTTGTGGGGGCCGAGCAGCCGATTCCTGCTGCTGACGTGATTATCCTGCCTGGTAGTAAAAGCACTGCGAGCGATCTTGCCTGGTTACGGCGCCAGGGCTGGGATAAAGCCATTCTGCGCCACCTGCGTTACGGCGGTAAGGTGTTAGGTATTTGCGGTGGCTTTCAAATGCTGGGCGAGTGGGTGGATGACCCTGATGGGCTGGAGGGCCAGCCGGGGAAAGAAGCAGGATTGGGACTGCTGCCGCTCACAACGCGTATGATGGCGGGCAAACAGCTGCGAAATGTGAGCGGCATAACGGTTACTGAAGGTGCGACAGTCACCGGCTATGAAATCCATAATGGCGTGAGCGAAGGGGCTGCCTTGAATTCCCCCTTATTTACTGTGGATGGTCGCCCGGAAGGTGCCGTTAGCGGTGATGGACAGATTCTAGGAACCTACCTGCATGGCTTGTTTGACCATCCCGACGGCTGCCAAGCACTGCTGAAACAGTTAGGTTTGGTTAACGGTGAACAGAGCGATTATCAAGCCCACCGAGATCGTGAGCTTGATCGCTTGGCCGATATGCTGGAAGCCCACGTCGATATTGAGGCGGTTATTACGTTGATTGATGCTGGCGCTTCGCCATCACGGTGA
- a CDS encoding LacI family DNA-binding transcriptional regulator, with translation MSDLVSVAKLAGVSRATAARAFSSPDLVRPATREKIFSAAQQLSFRPNKVAQQLRSQATQMIGVMVPSLDNPVFAEQLQAMEVAARAAGYSLIVTTSEYSPSREGDIVEEMLRQRVDGLVLTVAEADNSAVLDKLSLETTPCLLVYNPPGNSGFPSIGVDNRAASADATRHLITLGHERIGMVAGPLLQSDRARQRFDGYCHAMREAGLIARPLVEMARHTQADLKSLTPALQGPDALSALVCTNDLLAISLMGELQRAGFNVPGDLSVMGFDGIALGKHLYPSLCTIEQPRADIGRAAVHTLLAMIRGESCTPAPLPHALRKGESVGNPTSRKSTLGTL, from the coding sequence ATGTCCGATTTAGTCAGTGTGGCCAAACTAGCCGGGGTTTCCCGGGCAACCGCGGCGCGGGCTTTTTCAAGCCCCGATCTAGTTCGCCCAGCGACCCGCGAAAAAATTTTTAGCGCTGCTCAACAGCTGTCATTCAGGCCCAACAAGGTCGCTCAACAGCTACGCTCGCAAGCCACGCAGATGATTGGCGTCATGGTACCGAGTCTCGATAACCCGGTGTTTGCGGAGCAGCTACAAGCCATGGAAGTGGCAGCCAGAGCGGCTGGTTACTCACTGATCGTTACCACCAGCGAATACTCGCCCAGCCGGGAGGGTGACATTGTTGAGGAGATGCTGCGTCAGCGCGTGGATGGCTTGGTGCTTACCGTGGCTGAAGCCGATAACAGTGCCGTGCTGGATAAGCTCAGTCTCGAAACCACCCCGTGCTTACTGGTCTACAACCCACCTGGGAACAGCGGTTTCCCCTCCATCGGCGTCGATAACCGCGCCGCCAGCGCTGATGCCACCCGCCATTTAATTACTTTGGGCCATGAGCGCATTGGCATGGTCGCTGGCCCGCTGCTGCAATCAGACCGCGCCCGGCAGCGCTTTGACGGTTACTGCCACGCTATGCGCGAGGCAGGCCTGATCGCACGTCCGTTGGTTGAGATGGCCCGCCATACCCAAGCTGACCTGAAAAGCCTAACACCTGCACTGCAAGGGCCAGACGCTCTCAGCGCATTGGTTTGTACCAATGACCTGCTCGCCATCAGCCTGATGGGCGAATTGCAACGCGCTGGTTTTAACGTGCCTGGCGACCTTTCTGTGATGGGCTTTGATGGCATTGCCTTAGGCAAGCACCTCTACCCATCGCTATGCACCATTGAGCAGCCTCGCGCCGACATTGGGCGAGCCGCGGTGCACACCTTGTTAGCCATGATTCGGGGAGAAAGCTGCACACCTGCTCCCCTGCCCCACGCATTGCGTAAGGGCGAAAGTGTCGGAAACCCGACATCCCGCAAGTCCACGTTAGGCACTTTATAG
- a CDS encoding ABC transporter substrate-binding protein: protein MNLKRLYQAVLATAIISTSGSVFAQSSDNAICYNCPPEWADWGTQLRLIEQETGIRVPQDNKNSGQSLAQLVAEAGSPVADVVYYGVTFGIQAMEEDVVAPYQPEHWDEIPEGLKDPEGNWFAIHSGTLGFMVNVDALDGAPVPTSWEDLLKPEYQGMVGYLDPASAFVGYVGAVAVNLAMGGDLNDFTPAIDYFNELAENDPIVPKQTSYARVLSGEIPILLDYDFNAYRARHSDGANVEFVIPEEGSVVVPYVMSLVKDGPNPENGQQVLDFVLSDQGQAVWADAYLRPVRESAISAEAREVFLPDSDYARAEAVDYTAMAAAQRSFSERYLSEVR from the coding sequence ATGAATCTTAAACGTCTTTATCAGGCAGTATTGGCCACGGCGATTATCAGCACGTCGGGAAGCGTTTTTGCGCAATCAAGTGACAACGCGATTTGCTATAACTGCCCACCGGAATGGGCCGACTGGGGTACACAGCTGCGCTTGATTGAACAGGAAACCGGCATTCGCGTGCCCCAAGACAACAAGAACTCCGGCCAGTCTTTAGCTCAGTTGGTGGCCGAAGCGGGGAGTCCGGTAGCAGATGTCGTCTACTACGGTGTGACCTTTGGCATTCAAGCCATGGAAGAGGATGTAGTAGCGCCTTACCAGCCCGAGCACTGGGATGAGATTCCTGAAGGCCTGAAAGATCCTGAGGGCAACTGGTTCGCCATTCATTCCGGCACGCTCGGTTTTATGGTTAATGTCGATGCCTTGGATGGTGCGCCGGTGCCCACCTCTTGGGAAGACTTACTGAAACCTGAGTACCAAGGTATGGTGGGCTACCTTGACCCCGCCAGCGCTTTTGTCGGCTATGTAGGCGCCGTTGCGGTCAACTTGGCAATGGGTGGCGATCTTAACGATTTCACCCCCGCCATCGACTACTTCAATGAGCTCGCCGAAAACGACCCCATTGTGCCTAAGCAGACTAGCTATGCGCGGGTGCTTTCTGGCGAAATACCGATTCTCCTCGATTACGACTTCAACGCTTACCGTGCCCGCCACAGCGACGGTGCTAACGTTGAGTTTGTGATTCCCGAAGAAGGTAGCGTGGTCGTTCCTTATGTGATGAGCCTGGTAAAAGATGGCCCGAACCCCGAGAACGGCCAGCAGGTGCTTGACTTCGTGCTGTCTGACCAAGGTCAAGCGGTATGGGCAGACGCCTATTTACGCCCCGTACGTGAAAGCGCCATCTCCGCTGAAGCACGGGAAGTCTTCTTGCCGGATAGCGATTATGCCCGCGCAGAAGCTGTCGATTACACCGCCATGGCGGCTGCCCAACGCAGCTTCTCTGAGCGGTATTTGTCGGAGGTGCGTTAA
- a CDS encoding ABC transporter permease yields MTAASKQPSGAASYFRRQSASVGPARRQRLIALLALMPALVIFCAFWLLPFSRLIVMGAEADRSSGISAYLTILTHRQYLISLVTTVGISLVVSITAVAIAGTVGFFLARHRFFGKAALVAILTFPLAFPGVVVGFLVIMLGGRQGALAQTSLWLFGERWMFAYSLAGLFIGYLYFSIPRVITTVIAACDNLDKSLEEAARSLGANTWQVTKDVIIPGIAPALLSTGAICFATSMGAFGTAFTLGTRLSILPLNIYGEFTNYANFAMAAALSVVLGVITWMALSLARRLAGGNLGASV; encoded by the coding sequence ATGACCGCGGCATCCAAGCAGCCCTCCGGGGCTGCTTCTTACTTTAGACGCCAGTCAGCTAGCGTAGGCCCAGCGAGGCGTCAAAGACTGATCGCTTTGTTAGCGCTGATGCCTGCGCTGGTCATCTTCTGCGCCTTCTGGTTGCTGCCTTTTTCACGCTTGATAGTCATGGGTGCCGAGGCTGACCGAAGTAGTGGCATCAGCGCCTATCTCACCATTCTCACCCATCGCCAGTACTTGATCAGCCTCGTGACCACCGTGGGCATCTCGCTTGTTGTATCGATCACGGCGGTGGCCATAGCGGGCACGGTTGGCTTTTTCCTGGCTCGACACCGTTTTTTCGGTAAGGCGGCCTTGGTGGCGATCCTCACTTTTCCACTGGCCTTTCCAGGCGTAGTGGTGGGATTTCTGGTGATTATGCTGGGTGGTCGCCAAGGAGCGCTGGCGCAGACCAGCCTATGGCTGTTTGGCGAGCGCTGGATGTTCGCCTACTCGCTGGCCGGTTTATTTATTGGCTACCTCTACTTTTCGATTCCTCGCGTGATCACCACGGTGATAGCGGCCTGCGACAACCTGGACAAAAGTCTCGAAGAAGCCGCCCGCTCGTTAGGCGCTAATACTTGGCAGGTCACCAAAGACGTCATCATACCCGGCATTGCACCTGCTCTGCTTTCTACTGGGGCTATCTGTTTTGCTACCAGCATGGGCGCGTTTGGCACGGCGTTTACCCTTGGTACGCGATTGAGCATTCTTCCCCTCAACATCTACGGTGAATTCACCAACTACGCCAATTTCGCCATGGCAGCCGCGCTTTCAGTGGTATTGGGGGTCATCACCTGGATGGCATTGAGCCTTGCCCGTAGGCTGGCAGGCGGCAACTTAGGGGCTTCGGTATGA
- a CDS encoding ABC transporter permease translates to MKSRLRFTLQLGFTLLVCLFMIVPVAMSVMAGLTENYFVGLESGLTLRWVNEVWQLYADTIWLSIKLALACLLITILVGVPAAYGLLRSRRRWANAIEELLLLPVAVPGLATALALLLAYGSYREFRGSWLFILVGHVLFTLPFMVRAVLSVMQTAKLPQLEEAAASLGASFRQRFFGVVIPNSMSGILAGALMVVTLSIGEFNITWMLHTPLTKTLPVGLADSYASMRLEVGSAYTLIFLVMVVPLLVAIQWAGKLTQQRH, encoded by the coding sequence ATGAAATCTCGCCTTCGCTTCACGCTGCAATTGGGCTTCACCCTGCTGGTGTGCTTGTTCATGATTGTGCCCGTCGCCATGTCAGTCATGGCGGGGCTGACTGAGAACTACTTTGTAGGCCTGGAGAGTGGGCTGACGCTGCGCTGGGTGAATGAGGTGTGGCAGCTCTATGCCGATACCATCTGGCTCTCCATTAAACTGGCACTCGCTTGCTTATTGATCACTATTTTGGTTGGCGTGCCTGCTGCCTATGGACTGCTACGCAGTCGTCGCCGCTGGGCCAACGCGATTGAAGAGCTCCTGCTGCTACCGGTTGCCGTGCCGGGGCTGGCCACCGCGCTTGCCTTGTTACTCGCCTACGGCAGCTATCGTGAGTTTCGCGGTAGCTGGCTGTTTATTCTTGTTGGCCATGTGCTGTTTACCCTGCCCTTTATGGTGCGCGCGGTGCTATCCGTGATGCAAACCGCCAAACTTCCCCAACTGGAAGAAGCCGCTGCCAGCTTAGGTGCCAGTTTCAGGCAACGCTTTTTCGGAGTGGTCATCCCCAACAGTATGAGCGGCATTCTGGCGGGCGCGTTGATGGTGGTCACCCTATCCATTGGTGAGTTCAACATTACCTGGATGCTGCACACACCCTTGACCAAGACACTCCCGGTCGGCTTGGCCGATAGCTACGCCTCCATGCGCCTCGAAGTTGGCTCGGCTTACACGCTGATATTTCTAGTCATGGTGGTGCCGCTGCTGGTGGCGATTCAGTGGGCAGGAAAACTCACCCAGCAGCGCCACTGA
- a CDS encoding ABC transporter ATP-binding protein has translation MSSSVSITLTQCSRTFAGGNTALQPLDLHVNAGETLVLLGPSGCGKTTTLRIISGLESPDKGGQVLFGERDVTALPIEKRDVGMVFQNYALFPNMSVADNIAYGLKIQRLPRSEIAHRLDEVMRMVDLQGFGGRRIDALSGGQKQRVALARAIAVRPKVLLFDEPLAALDAKLRDRLRIEIGQLLRELGTTAVYVTHDQDEAMALGDRIAVMQSGRIAQLGTPQEIYHRPANAFVADFIGAVNCLEVIGMQADGGLIVHGGELVATHLQGVPMVYCRPEDIQVVSVDQADVKGRVVQSIFLGQTQRLMVDTGGTSTLQIEAPSRERWPNGTAIGLALPSSVLFHPDKPTAPVNAKEMANG, from the coding sequence ATGAGTTCATCTGTCAGCATTACGCTTACCCAATGCAGCCGCACCTTCGCTGGCGGCAACACCGCCCTGCAGCCGCTGGATCTGCACGTCAACGCGGGCGAAACGTTAGTGCTGTTAGGGCCTTCTGGCTGTGGCAAAACAACGACACTACGCATTATTAGCGGCCTGGAAAGCCCCGACAAAGGCGGGCAAGTGCTGTTTGGAGAGCGTGATGTCACCGCTCTGCCGATTGAGAAGCGCGATGTGGGAATGGTGTTTCAAAACTATGCCCTCTTTCCCAATATGAGCGTTGCCGACAATATTGCCTACGGCTTGAAAATACAGCGTTTGCCACGTAGCGAGATCGCCCATCGGCTTGACGAAGTCATGCGTATGGTCGACTTGCAAGGCTTTGGTGGACGGCGCATTGACGCCCTCTCCGGCGGGCAAAAGCAGCGTGTTGCGCTCGCTCGCGCCATCGCCGTTCGCCCAAAGGTGCTGCTGTTTGACGAACCCTTGGCTGCCCTCGACGCCAAACTGCGTGATCGGCTGAGAATTGAAATTGGCCAGTTGCTTCGAGAGCTAGGCACTACAGCGGTTTATGTTACCCATGATCAAGACGAGGCAATGGCGTTAGGCGACCGCATCGCAGTGATGCAATCAGGCCGCATTGCCCAACTGGGCACGCCCCAGGAGATTTATCACCGACCGGCCAATGCTTTTGTAGCGGACTTTATTGGTGCGGTTAACTGCCTGGAAGTTATCGGTATGCAAGCCGATGGAGGGTTAATCGTACATGGGGGAGAACTTGTCGCCACCCATTTGCAGGGAGTACCCATGGTTTACTGTCGACCTGAAGATATTCAGGTGGTTTCCGTTGACCAAGCCGATGTAAAAGGCAGGGTGGTACAGAGCATTTTCCTGGGCCAGACCCAGCGCCTCATGGTGGACACGGGCGGCACTTCGACACTCCAGATTGAGGCCCCCTCCCGCGAGCGCTGGCCAAACGGTACCGCGATTGGTTTGGCACTCCCCTCCAGCGTGCTTTTTCATCCAGATAAGCCCACTGCCCCTGTTAATGCCAAGGAGATGGCCAATGGCTGA
- a CDS encoding phosphodiesterase — MADQGLNIKKDPYAQQCLIAQISDPHIKAGGKLSYRHVDTASALRHAISTLNQLAPRPDLVLISGDLVDFGHPDEYTTFKQILAELTLPVYLIPGNHDDRQHLRAAFPDHRYLFQHHDYLQWAVEDYPVRLVGLDSSVPGKPHGELSNESLQWLDTTLAKNPEKPTLVMVHHHPFVSGIDHMDRQPLKRPDALADVIGKHAQVERVLCGHLHRSIQARFAHTLAISCPGVSHQVSLDLSPDGPSSFQLEPPGYLLHQWSATNGMVTHQGFIERYPGPFPFFDANGLID, encoded by the coding sequence ATGGCTGATCAAGGTTTAAACATTAAGAAAGACCCTTATGCCCAGCAGTGCCTTATCGCCCAAATCAGCGATCCGCATATCAAGGCGGGCGGTAAACTCTCTTACCGCCATGTAGATACCGCCAGTGCTCTGCGCCATGCAATCAGCACGCTCAATCAGCTAGCCCCGCGGCCCGACCTAGTGCTGATTAGCGGTGACTTGGTTGATTTTGGCCACCCTGACGAGTACACCACCTTTAAGCAGATCCTGGCTGAATTAACGCTGCCTGTGTACTTGATCCCTGGCAATCATGATGATCGCCAGCATCTACGTGCCGCATTTCCCGACCACCGCTACCTATTCCAGCATCACGACTATTTGCAGTGGGCCGTTGAGGACTATCCGGTTCGCTTGGTGGGGCTTGACTCATCGGTACCGGGAAAACCCCACGGCGAGCTAAGTAATGAAAGCCTGCAGTGGCTAGACACCACCCTGGCAAAAAACCCTGAAAAACCGACTCTTGTCATGGTGCATCACCACCCTTTTGTTAGTGGCATCGACCATATGGATCGCCAGCCGCTGAAGCGACCAGACGCGCTAGCCGACGTCATTGGCAAACATGCCCAGGTCGAGCGCGTGCTCTGCGGGCATCTGCACCGTTCGATCCAAGCGCGCTTTGCTCACACTTTGGCGATTAGCTGCCCTGGGGTTTCCCACCAGGTGAGTTTGGATCTCAGCCCAGATGGCCCCTCCAGCTTTCAGCTAGAGCCACCCGGTTACCTGCTACACCAATGGTCGGCCACTAACGGCATGGTGACACACCAAGGGTTTATCGAGCGCTACCCTGGCCCTTTCCCGTTTTTTGATGCTAATGGGCTTATTGATTAG